One genomic region from Amphiprion ocellaris isolate individual 3 ecotype Okinawa chromosome 20, ASM2253959v1, whole genome shotgun sequence encodes:
- the hectd1 gene encoding E3 ubiquitin-protein ligase HECTD1 isoform X2, with amino-acid sequence MADVDPDTLLEWLQMGQGDERDMQLIALEQLCMLLLMSDNVDRCFETCPPRTFLPALCKIFLDESAPDNVLEVTARAITYYLDVSAECTRRIVGVDGAIKALCNRLVVVELNNRTSRDLAEQCVKVLELICTRESGAVFEAGGLNCVLSFIRDSGHLVHKDTLHSAMAVVSRLCSKMEPQDTSLETCVESLSSLLKHEDHQVSDGALRCFASLADRFTRRGVDPAPLAKHGLTEELLSRMAAAGGTVSGPASSCKPGRPSTGAAPSASDSKLSNQVSTIVSLLSTLCRGSPVVTHDLLRSALPDSMESALGGDERCVLDTMRLVDLLLVLLFEGRKALPKSTAGSTGRIPGLRRLDSSGERSHRQLIDCIRSKDTDALIDAIDTGAFEVNFMDDVGQTLLNWASAFGTQEMVEFLCERGADVNRGQRSSSLHYAACFGRPQVAKTLLRHGANPDLRDEDGKTPLDKARERGHSEVVAILQSPGDWMCPVNKGDDKKKKDVNKEEEEGSEPKGDPEMAPIYLKRLLPVFAQTFQQTMLPSIRKASLALIRKMVHYSSEVLLKEVCDSETGHNLPTVLVEITATVLDQEDDDDGHLLALQIIRDLVDKGGDVFLDQLARLGVINKVSTLAGPASDDENEDEAKPEKEEEVQEDAREIQQGKPYHWRDWSIIRGRDCLYIWSDAAALELSNGSNGWFRFILDGKLATMYSSGSPEGGSDSSESRSEFLEKLQRARSQVKPVTASQPILSSVGPTKLTVGNWSLTCLKDGEIAIHNSDGQQATILKEDLPGFVFESNRGTKHSFTAETSLGSEFVTGWTGKRGRKLKSKLEKTKQKVKSMARELYDDHFKAVESMPRGVVVTLRNISTQLESAWELHTHRQCTEGENTWRDLMKTALENLIVVLKDENTISPYEMCSSGLVQALFTVLNNSVELDLKHDCKPLMERINVFKAAFSENEDDESRPAVALIRKLIAVLESIERLPMHLYDTPGSSYNLQILTRRLRFRLERAPGETALIDRTGRMLKMEPLATVESLEQYLLKMVAKQWYDFERSSFVFVRKLREGQTFTFRHQHDFDENGIIYWVGTNAKTAYEWVNPAAYGLVVVTSSEGRNLPYGRLEDILSRDSSALNCHTNDDKNAWFAIDLGLWVIPSAYTLRHARGYGRSALRNWVFQVSKDGQNWTTLYTHVDDGSLNEPGSTATWPLDPSKDEKQGWRHIRIKQMGKNASGQTHYLSLSGLELYGTVTAVCEDQLGKAVKEAEANLRRQRRLFRSQVMKYIVPGARVVRGIDWKWRDQDGNPAGEGTVTGEAHNGWIDVTWDAGGSNSYRMGAEGKFDLKLAPGYDPESAATAPSPKPVSSTVSGPASSAVGPSATPAASGGATTTTSSSSSSTSSSSQQQSWSSLVKNNCPDKGGASSLGGASSSSRKGSSSSVCSVASSSDISLSSSAGLPGAGGLRLERRAEGLLLDQGAGVGGVSGGGVGPDGHQQEPVVVLSSAAEGGSGSASSSGTLTADTAVGDEARNKDSSSTATAADPATAISMGLVSVSSPDVSSVSESSSKDAPSQRPLCSATNARLSVSSLLAAGAPMSSSASVPNLSSREASLMESFVRRAPNMSRTNATNNMNLSRSSSDNNTNTLGRNVMSTATSPLMGAQSFPNLTTTGTTSTVTMSTSIVTSSNNVATATTGLSVGQLLSNTLTTSLTSTSSESDTGQEAEFSLYDFLDSCRANTLLAELDDEEDLPEPDDDDDENEDDNQEDQEYEEVLEEEEYETKGGRRRTWDDDFVLKRQFSALVPAFDPRPGRTNVQQTTDLEIPPPGTPRSEVQEEVECAPSPHLALTLKVAGLGTTREVELPLSNYKSTIFYYVQRLLQLSCNGAVKTDKLRRIWEPTYTIMYRELKDADKEKESGKMDFCEHGVSVGGRSGGLSPSSVSANQSSEILGGAREVAQAKAGCSQNACGVEDVLQLLRILYIIGGDSASNARTLQEDVDELHFNASPEEFTSKKITTKILQQIEEPLALASGALPDWCEQLTSKCPFLIPFETRQLYFTCTAFGASRAIVWLQNRREATMERSRPSTTVRRDDPGEFRVGRLKHERVKVPRGDAMMEWAESVMQIHADKKSVLEVEFQGEEGTGLGPTLEFYALVAAEFQRTSLGIWLCDDDFPDDESRQVDLGGGLKPPGFYVQRSCGLFPAPFPQDSEELERITKLFHFLGVFLAKCIQDNRLVDLPVSQPFFKLLCMGDIKSNMSKLLYQSRSSPQDADRTQPFLLLSEVQSEASTEESQETYSVGSFDEDSKSEFIMDPPKPKPPAWYHGILTWDDFQLVNPHRASFLKEVKELAVKRRQILSSKSLCEDEKNTRLQDLMLRNPLGSGPPLSIEDLGLNFQFCPSSKVHGFSAVDLKTNGDDEMVTMENAEEYVELMFDFCMHTGIQKQMEAFREGFNRVFPMEKLSSFSHKEVQMILCGNQSPSWTADDIINYTEPKLGYTRDSPGFLRFVRVLCGMSSDERKAFLQFTTGCSTLPPGGLANLHPRLTIVRKVDATDSSYPSVNTCVHYLKLPEYSSEDIMRERLLAATMEKGFHLN; translated from the exons ATGGCGGACGTGGACCCAGACACCCTGCTGGAGTGGCTGCAGATGGGTCAGGGTGACGAGCGCGACATGCAGCTCATCGCCCTGGAGCAGCTCTGCATGCTGCTGCTCATGTCTGACAACGTCGACCGCTGCTTCGAGAC GTGTCCTCCTCGGACGTTCCTCCCGGCGCTCTGTAAGATCTTCCTGGACGAGAGCGCTCCAGACAACGTGCTGGAGGTCACGGCCCGAGCCATCACCTACTACCTGGACGTGTCGGCCGAGTGCACCCGCAGGATCGTGGGTGTGGACGGGGCCATCAAGGCGCTGTGCAACcggctggtggtggtggagctGAACAACCGGACCAGCAGGGACCTGGCCGAGCAGTGTGTCAAG GTGCTGGAGCTGATCTGCACCCGGGAGTCCGGCGCCGTGTTCGAGGCCGGCGGACTCAACTGTGTGCTGAGCTTCATCAGAGACAGCGGCCACCTGGTGCACAAAGACACGCTGCACTCGGCCATGGCCGTCGTGTCCCGACTCTGCAGCAAGATGGAGCCTCAGGACACGTCTCTGGAGACCTGCGTCGAGTCTCTGTCCAGCCTCCTCAAACACGAAGACCACCAG GTGTCAGACGGTGCTCTGCGCTGCTTCGCCTCGTTGGCCGACCGCTTCACCCGCCGCGGCGTCGACCCCGCCCCTTTAGCCAAACACGGCCTGACGGAGGAGCTGCTGTCCCGCATGGCGGCCGCCGGCGGCACCGTGTCCGGCCCCGCCTCCTCCTGTAAGCCGGGCCGGCCCTCCACCGGCGCCGCCCCCTCAGCCTCCGACTCCAAACTCAGCAACCAGGTGTCCACCATCGTCAGCCTGCTGTCCACGCTGTGCAGGGGCTCGCCGGTTGTCACGCAC GACCTGCTGCGCTCGGCGCTGCCCGactccatggagtcggctctgGGAGGAGACGAGCGCTGCGTGCTGGACACCATGAGGCTGGTGGACctcctgctggtgctgctgttcGAGGGCAGGAAGGCGCTGCCCAAGTCCACGGCCGGGTCGACGGGTCGCATCCCGGGGCTGCGACGCCTCGACAGCTCAGGAGAGAGATCCCACCGACAGCTCATCGACTGTATCCGCAGCAAAGACACCGACGCTCTGATCGACGCCATCGACACCGGAG CTTTTGAGGTGAACTTCATGGATGACGTTGGACAAACGCTGCTCAACTGGGCCTCGGCTTTTGGAACAcaagaaatg GTGGAGTTTCTGTGTGAGAGGGGGGCAGACGTCAACAGAGGCCAGAGGTCGTCTTCTCTACACTACGCTGCCTGCTTCGGACGCCCACAAGTCGCCAAG ACTCTGCTGCGTCACGGAGCCAACCCCGACCTGAGAGACGAGGACGGGAAGACTCCTCTGGACAAGGCCAGAGAGAGAGGACACAGCGAGGTGGTGGCCATCCTGCAGTCGCCTG gagaTTGGATGTGTCCGGTGAACAAAGGTgatgacaagaagaagaaagatgtgaacaaggaggaagaggagggcagCGAACCCAAAGGAGACCCAGAGATGGCTCCCATCTACCTAAAGAGACTTCTGCCTGTTTTTGCACAAACCTTTCAGCAAACCATGCTGCCTTCTATTAG GAAAGCCAGTCTGGCTCTGATCAGGAAGATGGTCCACTACAGCAGTGAGGTTCTGCTGAAGGAGGTATGTGACAGCGAGACGGGTCATAACCTGCCCACGGTGCTGGTGGAGATCACCGCTACTGTCCTGGACCAGGAG GACGATGACGACGGCCACCTGCTAGCTCTGCAGATCATCAGAGATCTGGTGGATAAAGGTGGAGATGTTTTCCTCGACCAGCTGGCCCGACTGGGAGTCATCAACAAGGTGTCCACTCTGGCCGGGCCGGCGTCCGACGACGAGAACGAGGACGAAGCAAAGCCGGAGAAG gaggaggaggtccaggaggacgcCAGGGAGATCCAGCAGGGGAAGCCCTACCACTGGAGGGACTGGTCCATCATCAGGGGGAGGGACTGCCTCTACATCTGGTCGGATGCTGCCGCCCTGGAGCTCTCCAACGGATCCAACGGCTGGTTCAGGTTCATCCTGGATGGAAAGCTGGCCACCATGTACTCCAGTGGGAGTCCAGAGGGAGGATCGGACAGCTCCG agtcTCGCAGCGAGTTCCTGGAGAAGCTGCAGAGAGCCAGGAGTCAGGTGAAGCCGGTGACGGCCAGCCAGCCCATCCTGTCCAGCGTGGGTCCCACCAAGCTGACGGTGGGGAACTGGTCCCTGACCTGCCTGAAGGACGGAGAGATCGCCATCCACAACTCAGATGGCCAGCAGGCCACCATCCTGAAGGAGGACCTGCCCGGCTTCGTGTTCGAGTCCAACAGAGGAACCAAACACTCGTTCACCGCAGAGACGTCACTGG gctcTGAGTTTGTGACCGGCTGGACGGGGAAACGCGGCAGGAAGCTGAAGTCAAAGCTGGAGAAGACGAAGCAGAAGGTGAAGAGCATGGCCAGGGAGCTGTACGACGATCACTTCAAGGCTGTGGAGAGCATGCCCAGAGGAGTGGTGGTCACCCTGAGGAACATCTCCACCCAGCTGGAGTCAGCCTgggagctgcacacacacagacag tgtACTGAAGGTGAGAACACCTGGAGGGATCTGATGAAAACGGCTCTGGAGAACCTGATTGTGGTCCTGAAGGACGAAAACACGATTTCTCCGTACGAGATGTGCAGCAGTGGCCTGGTCCAGGCTCTGTTCACCGTCCTCAACAAT AGTGTGGAACTGGACCTAAAACATGATTGTAAGCCTTTAATGGAGAGGATCAATGTCTTTAAGGCGGCTTTCAGCGAGAATGAAGACGATGAGAG cCGACCAGCTGTTGCCTTAATCCGTAAACTGATCGCCGTCCTGGAGTCGATAGAACGTCTACCCATGCACCTGTACGACACTCCAGGATCCTCCTATAACCTGCAG ATCCTGACCCGGAGGTTGCGGTTCCGTCTGGAGCGAGCGCCGGGAGAGACGGCTCTGATCGACCGGACCGGACGCATGCTGAAGATGGAACCCCTCGCTACCGTGGAGTCTCTGGAGCAGTACCTGCTCAAGATG gTGGCGAAGCAGTGGTACGACTTTGAGCGTTCGTCCTTCGTCTTCGTGAGGAAGCTGAGGGAAGGACAGACCTTCACCTTCAGACACCAACACGACTTTGATGAGAACGGCATCATCTACTGGGTCGGAACCAATGCCAA GACGGCGTACGAGTGGGTGAACCCTGCAGCGTACGGCCTGGTGGTGGTGACGTCCTCAGAGGGGAGGAACCTTCCCTACGGCCGTCTGGAGGACATCCTGAGCAGAGATAGTTCCGCCCTCAACTGTCACACCAACGACGACAAGAACGCCTGGTTCGCCATCGACCTTGGCCTCTGGGTTATCCCCTCAGCGTACACCCTTAGACATGCCAG GGGTTACGGCCGCTCGGCATTGAGGAACTGGGTGTTTCAGGTGTCGAAGGACGGTCAGAACTGGACGACTCTCTACACCCACGTAGACGATGGCAGCCTGAACGAACCGGG GTCGACGGCCACCTGGCCTCTGGACCCGTCCAAAGATGAGAAGCAGGGCTGGAGACACATCAGGATCAAACAGATGGGGAAGAACGCCAGCGGACAGACACACTACCTGTCCCTGTCCGGACTGGAGCTGTATGGGACGGTGACGGCCGTCTGTGAAGACCAGCTGG GTAAAGCCGTGAAGGAGGCTGAGGCCAACCTCCGACGTCAGCGCCGCCTGTTCCGTTCCCAGGTGATGAAGTACATCGTCCCCGGAGCTCGGGTGGTCCGAGGCATCGACTGGAAGTGGAGAGATCAGGACGGGAACCCGGCTGGAGAGGGAACGGTGACTGGAGAGGCTCACAACG GCTGGATTGATGTAACCTGGGATGCTGGCGGCTCTAACTCTTACCGTATGGGCGCTGAAGGGAAGTTTGACCTCAAGCTTGCTCCAGGGTACGACCCTGAGTCGGCTGCCACAGCGCCGTCACCCAAACCTGTCTCATCCACTGTTTCAGGCCCCGCCTCCTCTGCGGTGGGACCCTCCGCGACGCCGGCGGCCAGCGGCggcgccaccaccaccacgtcgtcctcgtcctcctccaccTCGTCGTCGTCGCAGCAGCAGTCGTGGAGCAGCCTGGTGAAAAATAACTGTCCGGACAAGGGCGGGGCCTCGTCGCTGGGCGGggccagctcctccagcaggaagggcagcagcagctccgtcTGCAGCGTCGCCTCCTCCTCCGACATCAGCCTGAGCTCCTCTGCCGGGCTGCCGGGCGCCGGCGGCCTGCGGCTGGAGAGGAGGGCCGAGGGTCTGCTACTGGACCAGGGCGCCGGGGTGGGCGGAGTCTCAGGAGGCGGGGTCGGCCCCGACGGACACCAGCAGGAGCCTGTTGTCGTGCTGTCCTCAGCGGCAGAGGGCGGGTCCGGCTCGGCGTCCAGCTCCGGCACGCTCACCGCCGACACGGCCGTCGGAGACGAAGCCAGAAACAAGGACTCCTCCTCTACGGCGACGGCCGCCGACCCGGCGACCGCCATCTCCATGGGGCTAGTGAGCGTCAGCTCCCCCGACGTCAGCTCCGTCTCCGAGTCCTCCAGCAAGGACGCCCCCTCCCAGAGGCCGCTCTGCTCCGCCACCAACGCCCGGCTGTCGGTCAGCTCGCTGCTGGCCGCCGGCGCCCCCATGAGCTCCAGCGCTAGCGTCCCCAACCTGTCCTCCAGAGAGGCCAGCCTCATGGAGTCCTTCGTCCGCAGAGCGCCCAACATGTCACGCACCAACGCAACCAACAACATGAACTTGAGCCGCAGCAGCAGCGACAACAACACCAACACGCTGGGCAGGAACGTCATGAGTACTGCCA cttCTCCTCTCATGGGCGCTCAGAGCTTTCCTAACCTCACCACCACTGGCACCACCTCCACCGTTACCATGTCAACCTCCATAGTAACCAGCAGCAATAACGTAGCCACGGCCACCACCGGTCTGTCGGTGGGACAGTTGCTAAGCAACACCCTGACGACCAGCCTGACGTCCACGTCCAGCGAGAGCGACACGGGTCAGGAGGCCGAGTTCTCGCTCTATG ACTTCCTGGACAGTTGCCGTGCCAACACTCTGCTGGCCGAACTGGACGACGAGGAAGATCTCCCAGAGCCcgacgacgacgacgacgaGAACGAAGACGACAATCAGGAGGACCAGGAGTACGAGGAGGTTCTG gaggaggaggagtacgAGACCAAAGGGGGACGGAGGAGGACCTGGGACGACGACTTCGTCCTGAAGAGGCAGTTCTCTGCTCTGGTTCCAGCCTTCGACCCCCGACCAGGAAGAACCAACGTCCAGCAGACCACCGACCTGGAGATCCCCCCTCCAG GAACTCCTCGATCGGAGGTCCAGGAGGAGGTGGAATGTGCTCCGTCTCCTCACCTTGCTCTCACCCTGAAG GTGGCTGGACTCGGTACGACTAGAGAGGTGGAGCTTCCTCTGTCCAACTACAAGTCCACCATCTTCTACTACGTCCagcggctgctgcagctctcCTGCAACGGAGCCGTGAAGACGGACAAACTGCGACGCATCTGGGAGCCGACGTACac GATAATGTACAGAGAGCTGAAGGACGCCGATAAGGAGAAGGAGAGCGGCAAGATG GACTTCTGTGAACACGGCGTCAGTGTCGGCGGTCGGTCTGGAGGTCTGAGTCCCAGCTCggtctcagccaatcagagctcagagattctgggcggagccagagaggtGGCGCAGGCGAAGGCGGGCTGCAGCCAGAACGCCTGCGGAGTGGAAGAcgtgctgcagctgctgaggaTCCTCTACATCATCGGAGGAGACTCCGCCTCCAACGCACGCACGCTGCAGGAGG aTGTGGACGAGCTCCATTTTAACGCGTCTCCAGAAGAATTCACCAGCAAGAAGATCACAACCAAGATCCTGCAGCAGATAGAG GAGCCTCTAGCTCTAGCCAGTGGAGCTCTACCTGACTGGTGTGAACAGCTCACCTCCAAGTGTCCTTTCCTGATCCCCTTCGAGACCCGACAGCTCTACTTCACCTGCACCGCCTTCGGAGCCTCCAG GGCCATCGTCTGGCTCCAGAACCGGCGGGAGGCAACCATGGAGCGATCCCGACCGTCCACCACAGTGAGGAGAGACGATCCCGGGGAGTTCAGGGTCGGCCGGCTCAAACACGAACGAGTCAAAGTCCCCCGAGGAGACGCCATGATGGAGTGGGCGGAGTCAGTGATGCAGATCCACGCCGACAAGAAGTCCGTGCTGGAG GTGGAGTTCCAGGGTGAGGAGGGAACCGGTCTCGGTCCGACTCTGGAGTTTTACGCTCTGGTGGCCGCAGAGTTCCAGAGAACCTCGTTGGGAATCTGGTTGTGTGACGACGACTTCCCCGACGATGAATCCAGACAG GTGGATCTGGGCGGCGGTCTGAAGCCTCCCGGTTTCTACGTCCAGCGTTCCTGCGGTCTTTTCCCGGCGCCATTCCCTCAGGACAGCGAGGAGCTGGAGCGCATCACGAAGCTCTTCCACTTCCTGGGCGTCTTCCTGGCCAAGTGCATCCAGGACAACCGTCTGGTGGACCTGCCGGTGTCGCAGCCCTTCTTCAAGCTGCTCTGCATGGGAGACATCAAGTCCAACATGAGCAAGCTGCTGTACCAGAGCAGGAGCTCCCCGCAGGACGCTGACCGCACTCAGcccttcctgctgctgtccgAGGTCCAGTCGGAGGCGTCCACCGAGGAGAGCCAGGAGACCTACTCCGTGGGCAGCTTCGACGAGGACTCCAAGTCCGAGTTCATCATGGACCCCCCGAAACCAAAACCCCCCGCCTGGTACCACGGCATCCTGACCTGGGACGACTTCCAGCTCGTCAACCCGCACAG GGCGAGCTTCCTGAAGGAGGTCAAGGAGCTGGCGGTGAAGCGGCGCCAGATTCTGTCCAGTAAGAGTCTCTGTGAGGATGAGAAGAACACCAGACTGCAGGACCTGATGCTGAGGAACCCGCTGGGCTCCGGACCCCCGCTCAGCATCGAGGACCTCGG GTTGAACTTCCAGTTCTGTCCGTCCTCCAAAGTTCACGGTTTCTCTGCTGTGGATCTGAAGACCAACGGAGACGACGAG ATGGTTACCATGGAGAATGCCGAGGAGTACGTGGAGCTGATGTTTGACTTCTGTATGCACACGGGGATCCAGAAGCAGATGGAGGCCTTCAGAG AGGGTTTTAATCGCGTCTTTCCGATGGAGAAGTTGAGCTCCTTCAGCCACAAAGAGGTCCAGATGATCCTCTGCGGCAACCAATCACCTTCCTGGACTGCTGATGACATCATCAACTACACCGAACCAAAGCTGGGCTACACCAGAGACAG CCCCGGCTTCCTGCGGTTTGTCCGTGTCCTCTGTGGGATGTCGTCTGATGAGAGGAAGGCCTTCCTGCAGTTCACCACCGGCTGCTCCACGCTGCCCCCTGGAGGCCTGGCCAACCTGCACCCCCGCCTCACCATCGTCCGCAAG